In Amphiprion ocellaris isolate individual 3 ecotype Okinawa chromosome 5, ASM2253959v1, whole genome shotgun sequence, the genomic stretch CGCTGCATAGCTGGGAGAGATAATGGGATCCAGTGCGTTGAGCTGCATGCGCCATCGAGTGGCGGCTCGGTAGAATTACAACTGAGCTGCGTGCGTCAGCAGCTCGCAATGACTGACAGCTAACACTAATGAGAAAGTGTCTCCAGTCATGTTCCCCAGTTTAAACTGGGGGATTTTGAACAACTCATTTCATTCCAGTTAGCACATCTAGTTATTTAATCACCACACCAAACTTTATAGTTTCTgtgaaatttaaataatttcatatttaacTGACTATTTTTGATTGTTTACGCCTCATTCTTGCTGCCGTTGGGATCGTAATAATGTGTGACACAGGCCGGAGAGCTCAGTTTCCATGTGTTACATAAGCGGTGAGGTTGTGCTGACTGTGAGTATCTCCCTCAGACTCTGGGCCATCTGGAGAAGGCGGTGGTTTTAGAGCTTACACTGAAGCATGTGAAAGCCCTCACCTCTcttctggagcagcagcagcagaagatccTCGCTCTGCAGAATGGCATGCAAATTGGTGAGCTGCAGATCATTCATGCACGCACACATATGCACAGAACAGGTTGGTTTTGTGGGACAGAAAGCAAATTACTCAAATGCATGCATAATGGCAGAGCTGCAGGCAAACGAGTGACTTCAAATAGAGCGGTCGGAAAAATCAGCTAAATGTCACATCTGTGTCAAATTGCAGAGTTTCTAACTTTGTGCTTCATCGTGTTTACAGAGCAGCCTCCCGTCAGTCAGGAGAAGTCGGAGGAGATGTTTCGCTCTGGCTTCCACATGTGTGCCAAGGAAATTCTTCAGTATCTAGCCAATCGTGAGTCAGATGGAGACTTCACACCATCCCATGTAATCAATCACCTCCACAAAGTAGCTGGAGAGGTGCTCCAAAATCCAGTCCGACCCAGAACCCCTCTCAGCCCCCGACCCGAGGAGCTCCCCGCCTACCACCAGCACCAACCTCACAAGGAGATGCCCACCAGCCTACCGCCTAAACCCAGCGAGGGCTACGGGAGGAACTGCGTGCCTGTCATCCAGCGGGTGTACGCTCCGCCGAACAGCGAGCAGAGCGGCAGCGATACAGACACAGACAGTGGCTATGGGGGAGAGCTGGAGAAAACAGAATCCGGGGTGTCGCAGGGACGTCCAGATTATTACGGGCAGGAGAACCAGCCGAAGCGGCCACAGGGTGACAGGCAGAGCTCCGGCATCAAGCAGGAGGACGACGAGCCGCGCCACAAGCGGCCCCGGGTGGAGTCGTCCGAGGATGAGCTGCTCTCAGGTGGagaatcatcatcatcgtcatcatccaGCGGCTACGGCAGCTACATGAGTGTATCCCCGAGccatccacctcctcctccacacccCCTCTGCATGCCGTTCTACCTCATTCCACCATCAGCTGCAGCTTACCTGCCAATGCTGGAGAAATGCTGGTACCCCGGCACTGTGCCCATGCTCTACCCAGGCATGGGAGGCTCCTCACCCACCATGCCCAGCGAGAGACCACCTCCACCTCAGCTAGTGTTGTCTCCCAGGGGAGGATCTCCAGCTCCAGCCATATCCCAGACCCCCATGGATTCCCCCGCCCTCCTCCAGGCACTAAAGCAGGTACCACCCCTCAACCTGGAAACCAAAGACTGAGTAATGAAAGAGCGGGTGAAGAGATAATCCTGTTCTGGCGGCCTGAGGCAGAGTCATTAGCAGGATGGAGAACATTAATAAGCTGTTCCTTAAACCATAATCATTCATCTCCCCATTTCCTCATCCTGGAGGTCAAACAGCAAACGATAGGACTTGTAGAAAtgatgaaggagagagagaggcgggAGAATGCAAAGTTTTGGTTGAATGTTCAAATCTCAGTGATATTCCTCAGTACAAATGTATCATACAAACTGGACCTGccctgcgcacacacacacacacacacacacacacatccacatatatatatacatacacacttGGTTGaatgtaaagaaagaaaagttttagATGCTGCTGTTCAAGTGTAAACACCGACGACTGATGCATCTCACTTGTAGCTGTCGCGATACAGACATGCCATGTTGTAATCTAGAAACTGCACCAAATGTTAGCGCTAATATATCACCCAAAGTTTGTTGCCTATGTCCTTTGCTCACCATTCTGAAAATGCCCTTTCAACCTGACACTATGATGATTGGCACCATGACTTACAAGGTTTCCCTCAAGTATGTACAGACAATAGCAAGGGTATATCCATGGTGGATGAAGGAATAGGCCGCCACATGGCCACAATGAATGAGAAGTCTTGTTTTTCAATGACAGACAGTTGAGATggattttctgtaattattgtTCATAGACTTCTTgtacatttctatttttgatACCCGTTCTTGCACTCTGTCCGCCCCGACAGATAGAAGGAGGACAGAGTGTGGACAATGTACGTTGTGTACTCAGAAACTGTGTACATATTGTAGCACTGTGCTGGACCTGGTCTGCATACTCAACATCTGTTTCTGCTCAAGTCAAACCCGGTGTTTGTTCTTGCTGTTGCCTTTTACTTGTGAAAAGCTGATAAATCTCAGATGTTTATTCTCTGTACTGCGTATGAATACTGGAGTCAAAGGAGTCAGGAGAGGAGAACTGAATGTAAAAGTTTTACCAGAAGACTAGTTTTCTATAGAAAGAGGTACTTGAGATTTTATATTTTGGGACCTACATGAAAGATGTTTGATGTACATATTTTGTCTATAAATGTTGATATACATTATATAAGTgtattaataaagtattttttttcccgtGGAAATTTGCTTcgaccatgtgtgtgtgtgtgtgtgtgtgtgtatgtgtgtgagaaagaaagCGTGGATGTGTGTGATAACAAGGAAATAGCTTCAGATGTAGCTATGATACGGCACCACAACATGCGTGTCATTGGGAACACTTATGTAATGGCAGATCTGTAGCCGGGCTCTCCTGCTGATTAACCTTCTGGGCCCATGAATACAAAacaagtaaacacacacaagtgtAAATGGTTATAGCTCATCTCCTGAGGCAGCAATTAGGATCCATCTGCAACTTGTCCACATCCAGACAGGGAGACATTTTCAATGTGTCTTATGAGTCAGTAGCAAATCCAGTTTTTCTACATTCATGACAAATCTCCCTCTTTTTACTTCCCCAGCACAGTGTTAAACATCCTGGAGAATTACATTGAAACAGGTAGcaatataaattttaaaaaggcatATTTACCATCTTCTCCTGTGTTgtactgtcacatttttcagctATGTGAGTAAACTTAAAATCATAGGTCTATGGTTACTTAATgcactgtttctgctgtttcagtCGTTCTTTCATCTACCATTGTCTTTTCTGGGCTGCGCTGTTGATGCATTCcatttctggtttgtttgtacAAATAGAAGTTATGACATGCAACCTAAATGTCATTAGTTCTATTTAAACTGCTTCTCCTGaagttcatttatttgtttgcagAGTTGCATGTTTTATTGTGGTCCTGAGATTCTAAGCTGATTTTAGTCGTGTCACTTACACATTACttcagcattttcattttttatctgcAGTTACATAAAGGATTCTATAAACTCGTTTTAGTAGGTTGTTACTGGAGACCTGGTGAAGATGAatacaatataaacacaaaatccttattttattttacctttattGCACATCATACTCATCAGTCCCTCCTtcattgtttcctgtctgcCACTACTTTTGTCAAACTATCCAACTAAGGACAAAATGCCACTAACAATTATCTTATAATTTCTTGAGATGTCATCTTAGCAATGTGTAATTTCAAGAAAATGTTTGTACATGCTTTGGAATTGCCAGGATTTCTGCATTGATTACTCATGAAAAGCGTTCTGATCTTTTTTCAGTCACAATTTATCGACAAGCATAATCAGATTAACTGATGTAGCTATATTGTCCTTTTCTTTAGTGAACAGAAAAAAGCGTGGAAAAAGTAAATGAACCTCTGTGGTAATGATCCATAAAGCTACTTTGCTGagattgttgttgtgttggttgTACACATATTCCTCCCTATGCATAAACATTGTGGCTTTGGACAAAGTCTGCTCATCTCAAGACAGACTGGTTGTTGTGAACAGTGCCTCAATCACAGCTGCATTCACTGAACTTTAGAATTACTGAGCTGTACAAAGCTGTAAAACGCTGCAACTGCATTTCTCAGGCGTTTAGCGATCCACAACaagaaaaactctctggaaatGAAGGAAATTCAGGACGGACGTTTGTCTCATTTGATTTGGCTGTCCTGCAAAGACTACACCAAGAGCAGAACATGCAATCCTGAAAGAAGTGATAAAGGAGCCAAAGGTAACAGCCAACATCTGCATCTCCAACATGGTCAATTCTATGTTGGGAGGGAAAAAAGGCACTacacaacaaaatcaaaaccTCTTCCCCTCTGTGAAACATGGAAGAAAGAGCATCGTGTTTTGGGACTATTTTGCTGCCGCAGGGCCTGGATTCCTTGCAATCACTGAAGgaacaataaatttaaaattcattcaAGAAATCTTCCAGGAAAATGTCTGCAATCAGTGACCTAAAGATTATAAGAGGTTGGATGAtgcaacaagacaatgacccaaagctcaccaataaataaacaacataaaagctgaaaaagaaaatccatGTTTTGAGTCCTGACCTTAACCCAATTAGATATTGTGGCAGGACCTGAAGAGGACTTCAATCATGACGTCGTAGAAATATTGATAAAATGAAACAGTTGCATAAGGAgaaatcatccaaaaaacattcaGTGTTGTTGTGCAAGTCTCACAAGCAGCTACAGAAGGCATCTGATGGCGGTTGTTGCTGCAAAAGGAGGTTCTATGAAATACAGgagttctttttatttttgatccTGGCTTGTGAATGATACCTCAGCATGTTCAACAAAGGCATGGAAAGTAAAACTGTTTGTGTATTATTAGTTTAGTCagattgtgtttgtctgtgattgtgaatTAAATGCTGATCTGACCACATTTTGTGATTAATCAATGCAGAAATCCAGATAAAAGGGTTTAGAAACTTGTTCTTGCAGTTGCACTTCTAGGTAATTGAAGCACCCAGCCTTCTAAAAATAGGGATTAGTTAAAATAAGTTCCACCTAACTGTGTAAATAAATTGTGTGTGGTTGTctaaatcacacaaaacagctaTTTTAGTCAAGCAACTGTCATTTTCAAGGTCTTTCTCACGTACATTGAcacttcttcagttctgaaccAGCACTCATAAAAGTTTGAAAGTTAATGAGCTGCTTTTACATCTTGACTTTACGAAGAGGCCAGAAGATCTGATTAAGCAGTTTTTGCTAAAGATTTACCAAACGGTTAAGAACTGACAATCCTTTTCTGTACTTTGATCCCCTGTAGTTGCCATGCTTTGGCCTGAACATGGGATTTGATCACTGACCCTTTATTGCCACCTGCTGGGGAGCTAAAATATCTACATCCTGTTTTTATAGAACTACCTCTAAAATGTAGCACTTCAGACCCAACATAACTTCTGTTAACTTGATGTTGCATATATTCAGCCTCTGCATGTACGATATGAATCTGAATAATCTGAACGATGATAATGCTACAGTGACATCAATTTTCAATAACAAGGATTATCAGGAGAAGTTCTTTATTAGGCTCCAACTCATTAAAATGTACATTGCGTTGACAAAGCTTCTTTAACCTTTCTGGCTGCTTTCCATCTTGTTAACACCTTATGCCTCTAGTATTTATGTCCCCCTGTGTGTTCTCCTTTATGTCTGGCCTTGCTTTGTCTTTGAGAGTGGAGAAATAACTGATGCTTGCGGATGCTGGGTTGAGCTGAAAAGGCTGAATTATGGCAGACACTAGTTCTGGCCACAATGTTTGGTCGCAAATGAAGGACCTCCAGGCTAGGAAGAGGACCCTGGAATGAAGGAAATGCTTGTTTAGAAATCCTGTGTTGGGGTGCAAAAGTTGTCTGAGGAAGGAAGGATCTGGAGATGTGTGATCCATGACCTGCACTGAAATGAGGTTTGCCCTTTGACTTGCTGTGAGGAGGGCTGAGGGAAAAGGAAAAACTCCTTGGCACCAGGGTTGTCCCATTGACACGAAGACTCAAACCCAATCGTCTCGCTTTCCTCTGAGGTTCAGTGTGAACCACCAAAGACTGTTCACAGGCCAGACTGCGGCAAGACCTGCGCACACAAGAGTTGTCCTGAACTTCGACTCTCATCTCACACTCCCTCTTTGGAGATGtagatgccagctgcctcttcTTCTCTTGGTTCTCTTTGCCAGAATGGCAAAAAGCAGCGACCATGTGTGGCTTCTGACCCAAAGgtttatgttttgtttcaaCCTCCTCTGGAGATGACTGGTCTGAGGGGAACAGGTCAGTGAGAAGTGTGTCAGAAGTAACAGTCTGTCTATGAAGCAAAGGTCTGGATCGCCTTATGGAGGCTCCTTCCACCAGCAGGTTCACTCCCACATACTGTGGAACCTCAACTGCAGCCTGGAAATGtgacaaagtaaaaacacaaatccGTGATTTTTTTAGAATCTATTATTAAATGGAGTtgccctgaaaaaaaaacacacacagtgagtgtAGAGACAGTCAAACCTGTTTGTAGATTAGCTGGAAGCCTCCAGTGTAAGCACTTGGATCAGTCCGTCGGTCCAACACAACCCTCAGTGTGTCCAACTGTACAGCAGGGCAGAGCCGAGCggtcacagaggaggaacagGCCATAGTCGGACTGGCATTGATCTCCAGAAGCCAAGGCCTCAGATCTCTGCCCAACATGAAGTCAGCTCCATACAGCTCAAAGCTTGCCTTGCGGGGCTCGACCAGGTCCTGAGCTGTCTGTAGAGCATGGACCACTGCTTGCTGCATGCCTGGGACCACCACTGACTCCCACTCTGCCCCACGGTCCTGTCGCTGCAGGTAAGAGCGAAACTGAGAGCAGGACCACATATTATCTTCAGGCACTCCTGGATGACGGTCATGAGATGGCTGAAAGTGCTTCTGGATGGAATTGTTGCATAGGTGGACTGAGCTGATGAAAATAAGATCAAGGTAAGCTATGAAGTTTAGAATGCACTTTgaatataatatatacatatttagtCCTACATGCTTTATTAAATCAATTTCTTCACGAAGTACTCTAGATATGAGATACTGTAAAGGTTAAGCACAAGTATGTCATTTATTTCCCTCTTTTGTCTGACCCTATGTCTGACCTGTCGAGAGTTTTGGTTGAGTAGGGCTGAGTGGAAAACCGCAGGTAGCACTCTTTGTAGAACCACACAGTCAGAGGGTTCCAGTCAGTAACAAGGAACCACTGACGGAGGTCAAACTTGGTTCCATGGACCAGCAGTGGACGTTCCAAGTATTTCTGAACCACCCACTTACTCTCCTTCATCAGCGCTCTGTCAGTGTCCACAAGTGCCAGAATGTCATCCAGACGATTCATACACATGATGCCTAATAGGGGGGTTGTTAGAGTTGCGTGGAAAAAAGAGATGACACCAGAATGGACTTAAACACATCAGAACCGCAGACAACTAAAATTTCAGTGTCTAAAATAAGAGGACCTGGTGTTTCAAATGACCTTATTAACAAAGTACCCGTGTTTTGGTTTGTTGCATTGGCAACAAACATCAGCATACCTCTATGATACTGAAGCTGGAGGACTCAGACATTACCATTTGATCTACTACTATCAAGTGTAGAAAATGAAACCAATGGCAACATATATATGTCACAGTTAtcataaaacacagcaaaaggCTAAGCTGATTGACAATATCTTTACTACTATGTAGCTGTCAttcagaatagaatagaatttccTTTATTCGTCCCACAAGAGGAAAAAattcagagaaaatgaaagacaaaagTATAAGATTACTAAATAACTGTcactttaatgttattttacaagaAAGTCTCACCTCTTCCTCTTGACTTGGCACCTGGTTTAATGATCCAGATGTTGTTTAGTCCATCTGTGTCTAGCTGAGGGCAAActtcttgcagtctggctaacATGGCCTGACAGCGctccacaaacacactgctgcCTCTGATCAATGCACCTTTGctgcaaacaaacattttattattaaaactgCAATGTGGCATCATGAACATTTTATGATATCTGTATATAGTGGTATAAAAATGGGACACATAACttaatggaaagaaaaacaaatctaaatccCACATTATGTTCAACTCCAAACTAAGCAAACTACAACCTCAGACAGTAAAAAAGCTTCACAGCTATGTATACTTGAAGATATGTGCATTTGTACTGTATGCATAATTATTTGTACACTGTTCTCCTTCTTaacaatgctttatttttttttctttaaatacatTCTTTAATAACTTGTATTAATTCAATAAGCTGACCTTAACTGTAGGTGCTGCAGATAAAAATAGGGTGACCTAGGAAGGATCACTTTATCAAATCCTAGAAGATTCCAGAAAACATACTCACTGCACAACCATGTAGTAGTCTTGCAGAAACTGCACCCACTGCCATTCCTCTCCAGAGGGGGGTGTTTCTGCAGTCACGTCAATGTCACTGTGCGTTAAAGCATTGAGAAACTCCTGACACACATGCAGAGCTGTGTCAATAATATCTGGACCAACGAAACGATGTTCCACATTCAGCTCTGCACAGAGAAACAAGATTAATATTGTAGTTATTTTTGCTGTTCCTGTACTTGACATAACACATcaggctttttttccctcttttttgtGATGAATTACTTTTACTTTCAGAGACACTGTTCTTGGCATTTTGTTCTTCACTCTCTGGTTTGTCTCTTCTCCATGTACTTGTCTCCACCACATACTGCAGCAGGCTGGTACATGCTGTCCTTCTGAAATCCTCTATATTTTTAGAAAAGGGAGAGACaagataaagagagagaaaaggcatACGTCAACTTAAAATCCTCCATTTACACCTGTCGTTACATACATTTCTTATCCAAACATGATATTTATAAGTTCCATTCGCATCTTAACACCTTGTTTGATCTTTTATAGAAAGGTTAGTATTTGCTTTGTGTGATAGGCTCATACAGCAGACCTatgaatgcatgtttttcatcCTCTGCCCCAAGCCTGTAGCATCTTGGAAAGAAGGTGTCAGGATCCGCTGTATCAAACCACTGGAGGTTACGCAGATTTACACAAAGCCCTACCTGAAAGAAACCCAATTATATGTAAGAGGAGACAGGGAGAACGAGTTGACCTGTTGGCTTCAGTTGAGCAACTCGCATATCTGCTGGTGAATCATTAGAAACCCTTCAGAGACCTTAGTGGTGAATGTAGCAGCATTTGCGTAGTGGTTGGTCATTTGGTCATTTCGTAATGAGCGGCAGTCTATGTGGTCCCGCCGAGTCGTCCAGTAGAAATAGATTGTTTCATTTCGAACCATGCGAGACTGGAATAAAGcaagaagaacaggaagacACAAGGAAATGATGCATTTGCTTTCACACAGTGCAAGATATCAGTGTAAGGTTAGGTGGTTCACTTAAACGTTATCTTACCATGAGGTCATACATGTCATTAAGGTTCTCCTCTTTCTCGCCTTCACCCACTCTGTCTGTAAAGAGATAAGaggtgtgtgcacatgtgtgtgcgtgcgtgcgtgcgtgcgtgcgtgcgtgcgtgcgtgcgtgcgtgcgtgcgtgtgtgtgtgtgtgtgtgtgtgtgtgtgtgcgcgtgcatgcgtgtgtgtgtgtgtgtgtgtgtgtgtgtgtgtgtgtgtgtgcgcgtgcatgcgtgtgtgtgtgtgtgtgtgcgtgcaggcTTAAAAGGGTGTGTATTAAGAGTAGGGGTCTGTGTTAGAGGCTGGTGTCTGTAATATGGTACACAATGTATCATTTATCAGGTGCAGGTGTATCCATGTAACTAGTGCTCCAGTTACATATAGATTAACTCCTCCTGCACTTTCAGCTTTTACAGTTACAGCAGGACGTCACTGATCTGTCGAATAAGATTTGGACagaataacaacaacacaacaaaaatgacaagcCTTATATTTTGCTACTTGTTCTGTGTGCAGCACCTTTAGGCTTAATGTAACCTATATTTTTACCAGGAAGTCCCTTGAAATTTAAAACCTGCTCAGGGAGGCATACCATTATTAAGTGAGAAAAGATTATAGAATCAAGCATGGCAACAACTGACATGGAACAGAAGCAAAGTACATTAATACAGCCAAAGGATTAAAATACAGAAGACAAAATCCGGCTTAGGAGGAGAAATCTCACTCTTCGGTTACACATCTTTTGATCAGAGCCTTAAACTCTCCCAGGGAGACAAAATCATTAAGCTGTAGTGGGTTCTGAAGGCTATTCCAGGACAAGGGTGCAAAATAGGAGAAGCCTGTTCGATTAAGTTCAGAGTAAATCCTGGGCACCCTGCAGAGGAGCCATTTAGATGAGTGGGAATAAAATCAGCTGTTGTTAGCTGATAGAAAATTATACAATTAGAAGAGAGTTTACTTAGTACTGctttgtaaatataaatataccaGTGCTGCTGTCTCCTTGGGCTTCATGAAGGAAACCAAGAAACCAGATTATAAAGTACACAGTGATGTGTACAGGACAATGATGGCTATAAAATGTAGAGAGCTGTGATACGACAGTCTAGAGCGAGATCCAAGACTTCACTTGAGAGATctttgttatgatcctgctctagcccctgcccttcttctcccttcttcctcttttttcctcctttttcccttggttcctgatctgtttctgttttgacctgtccctttggctccctctaTATGTcatttctctccctcttgtctctcatccctgtgtcttgctctccctgctcacctgcctgcactcagctgattattGCAGGTGACTCActttgcagtaatcagctcacctgccctcaatatcacctgctcactatttaatcctttgatgcgtagaccacatcaggagatacccattttccattggatttgggtcacttttgacccaggttatgcatcaaagggttaaactcTGCTCAGTCACTCATTCCCCGTCAGACCATTGATTCTGTTACCCTCCTAGATACTgttccccaccaagcctgcaaTTTCTGGACTGCCtcagccccatggactctgctgctttccccctcctggatttccccccTCTTggactctgttgtgttcctgtttgtctgttcatggattttccccagcctgttttcccctcggTTGTCAGTTTCCCCATATTGTGAGTAtccctctttagcttagttttgttaagtcagttcagttttgtagaTTTccgtttttgtattcatagagtTTGCTTGTAGagtttagtagttttggtttggttctttccccccagttcagttctgtatttatgtattggttagttatttggttaaataaatctcgttcagttattcatttgtctgtcagtttctgtgagtctgcaCTTGAGTTCTCCGGCTTTCCTCCCGTAACAATCTTATTGGCAGGGACATTAGGTCATCATGACTTTTCTCTTCTTAAACCATTTGCCTCACCACTAAGATCAGCACCTCCATCCCCGTCATCACCATCTTCTTCGTCATCGCCATGGTAATGAGGGGCTCTCTGGACCGGATGGGGAAAACGACGTTCCACCCACCCTCTGGCCCATAAGGCAGCGCGGATCACAGGATAGGGTCCCTGCACTGAAAACACTTTCCTCAACTGAGAATAAGTGGAAaagaaatggggaaaaaaatgacatatcaCACAAATGGATAGCGGCTGAACATGCACAGGTATCAACGTGAAATCTGTTTCAGCATATAATCACCTTCACTGCTTTCTCCACCAGTGCTTTAGCGGTTTTCAGCCTGTCTGGCTTGATAGCTGGCAGGCTTGGCACACAGCGACGTAACCTCCCCTCCACTGGAGCAACTGTGGATTGTAACACTAGCACAAGCTGCTTGGTCAGATTTGAATATAAAACACGAGCTGTGTGTGCTTTGTATTTGTAAATGTCTATTCACTTACTGCTGATGTGTTgctaatgttatttttgtacaGTTCTCTCTTCGGCTGATCAGCGCACATTGTTGAGGAGAAAGCAGATAGAAATATGTTAAACTACACTGATTTTACATCACATTACGGGGTTTACAATTATACAGATTTGCTGCactctaaaaagtaattcaaaGACCTATACACACCAATTAATTGAATGCATGgttacaacatttaaaaccaaaaaatctaatttagatcaacattattttgatgagttGGGTTGACATAACGTTGGTATTTCTATCAGTGTGATATTATGTATAATTTCAACTTAAATCTGCATTAGTTAAATttaagacagacagacagacagagagacagacagatagatagatagatagatagacagacagacagatagatagactcACTTGAACAATTTCAGACAGTTGAGAGCTGTAAAGACTCCTTTGACTGTAGAGGAAATATTAGTTCCCTTAACTCATTTTAGCTTgaccataatttcattaaaagtttttttttaaagcgatGTACATTTTCACTATTTCACCTGTAGACCCAAACAGCATTTAGTAACTTGAAGTTTTCCCAGCAGCTTTACTATAAATAGTCTGACATGCTGCACCTACTTCTTTTTGTGCAGCTACTGTCGGAGGATATAAATTGGGTCAAGCAGGCATCTTAAACCTGACTGACATACCCATGCGCAAAAAGCATAGGCATATTTAGCACATACGCAAGCACAAAAATAACTACCAAGCATTTCTGAGCCAACCCTGTGTGTCATCTGTGGCAGCGATTAGAGAAACTGTCCCAAAAGTGCATCtccaattaaaacaaaaaaattggtgAGATATTAAAGCGAATATTAATATACAAACCTAATGTTGCCAGTGACCCGCAGACGCGCTCCGTCCGGCTGCCTTCATGCTCCCGCAGACAGTTCCCATGACAACCGGGCATGCTCCCGCACAATGTTTACAGT encodes the following:
- the ttll3 gene encoding tubulin monoglycylase TTLL3 isoform X2, whose amino-acid sequence is MPGCHGNCLREHEGSRTERVCGSLATLVAPVEGRLRRCVPSLPAIKPDRLKTAKALVEKAVKLRKVFSVQGPYPVIRAALWARGWVERRFPHPVQRAPHYHGDDEEDGDDGDGGADLSDRVGEGEKEENLNDMYDLMSRMVRNETIYFYWTTRRDHIDCRSLRNDQMTNHYANAATFTTKVGLCVNLRNLQWFDTADPDTFFPRCYRLGAEDEKHAFIEDFRRTACTSLLQYVVETSTWRRDKPESEEQNAKNSVSEKLNVEHRFVGPDIIDTALHVCQEFLNALTHSDIDVTAETPPSGEEWQWVQFLQDYYMVVHKGALIRGSSVFVERCQAMLARLQEVCPQLDTDGLNNIWIIKPGAKSRGRGIMCMNRLDDILALVDTDRALMKESKWVVQKYLERPLLVHGTKFDLRQWFLVTDWNPLTVWFYKECYLRFSTQPYSTKTLDSSVHLCNNSIQKHFQPSHDRHPGVPEDNMWSCSQFRSYLQRQDRGAEWESVVVPGMQQAVVHALQTAQDLVEPRKASFELYGADFMLGRDLRPWLLEINASPTMACSSSVTARLCPAVQLDTLRVVLDRRTDPSAYTGGFQLIYKQAAVEVPQYVGVNLLVEGASIRRSRPLLHRQTVTSDTLLTDLFPSDQSSPEEVETKHKPLGQKPHMVAAFCHSGKENQEKKRQLASTSPKRECEMRVEVQDNSCVRRSCRSLACEQSLVVHTEPQRKARRLGLSLRVNGTTLVPRSFSFSLSPPHSKSKGKPHFSAGHGSHISRSFLPQTTFAPQHRISKQAFPSFQGPLPSLEVLHLRPNIVARTSVCHNSAFSAQPSIRKHQLFLHSQRQSKARHKGEHTGGHKY
- the ttll3 gene encoding tubulin monoglycylase TTLL3 isoform X1, whose protein sequence is MPGCHGNCLREHEGSRTERVCGSLATLVAPVEGRLRRCVPSLPAIKPDRLKTAKALVEKAVKLRKVFSVQGPYPVIRAALWARGWVERRFPHPVQRAPHYHGDDEEDGDDGDGGADLSDRVGEGEKEENLNDMYDLMSRMVRNETIYFYWTTRRDHIDCRSLRNDQMTNHYANAATFTTKVGLCVNLRNLQWFDTADPDTFFPRCYRLGAEDEKHAFIEDFRRTACTSLLQYVVETSTWRRDKPESEEQNAKNSVSESKKLNVEHRFVGPDIIDTALHVCQEFLNALTHSDIDVTAETPPSGEEWQWVQFLQDYYMVVHKGALIRGSSVFVERCQAMLARLQEVCPQLDTDGLNNIWIIKPGAKSRGRGIMCMNRLDDILALVDTDRALMKESKWVVQKYLERPLLVHGTKFDLRQWFLVTDWNPLTVWFYKECYLRFSTQPYSTKTLDSSVHLCNNSIQKHFQPSHDRHPGVPEDNMWSCSQFRSYLQRQDRGAEWESVVVPGMQQAVVHALQTAQDLVEPRKASFELYGADFMLGRDLRPWLLEINASPTMACSSSVTARLCPAVQLDTLRVVLDRRTDPSAYTGGFQLIYKQAAVEVPQYVGVNLLVEGASIRRSRPLLHRQTVTSDTLLTDLFPSDQSSPEEVETKHKPLGQKPHMVAAFCHSGKENQEKKRQLASTSPKRECEMRVEVQDNSCVRRSCRSLACEQSLVVHTEPQRKARRLGLSLRVNGTTLVPRSFSFSLSPPHSKSKGKPHFSAGHGSHISRSFLPQTTFAPQHRISKQAFPSFQGPLPSLEVLHLRPNIVARTSVCHNSAFSAQPSIRKHQLFLHSQRQSKARHKGEHTGGHKY
- the ttll3 gene encoding tubulin monoglycylase TTLL3 isoform X3, coding for MLQSTVAPVEGRLRRCVPSLPAIKPDRLKTAKALVEKAVKLRKVFSVQGPYPVIRAALWARGWVERRFPHPVQRAPHYHGDDEEDGDDGDGGADLSDRVGEGEKEENLNDMYDLMSRMVRNETIYFYWTTRRDHIDCRSLRNDQMTNHYANAATFTTKVGLCVNLRNLQWFDTADPDTFFPRCYRLGAEDEKHAFIEDFRRTACTSLLQYVVETSTWRRDKPESEEQNAKNSVSESKKLNVEHRFVGPDIIDTALHVCQEFLNALTHSDIDVTAETPPSGEEWQWVQFLQDYYMVVHKGALIRGSSVFVERCQAMLARLQEVCPQLDTDGLNNIWIIKPGAKSRGRGIMCMNRLDDILALVDTDRALMKESKWVVQKYLERPLLVHGTKFDLRQWFLVTDWNPLTVWFYKECYLRFSTQPYSTKTLDSSVHLCNNSIQKHFQPSHDRHPGVPEDNMWSCSQFRSYLQRQDRGAEWESVVVPGMQQAVVHALQTAQDLVEPRKASFELYGADFMLGRDLRPWLLEINASPTMACSSSVTARLCPAVQLDTLRVVLDRRTDPSAYTGGFQLIYKQAAVEVPQYVGVNLLVEGASIRRSRPLLHRQTVTSDTLLTDLFPSDQSSPEEVETKHKPLGQKPHMVAAFCHSGKENQEKKRQLASTSPKRECEMRVEVQDNSCVRRSCRSLACEQSLVVHTEPQRKARRLGLSLRVNGTTLVPRSFSFSLSPPHSKSKGKPHFSAGHGSHISRSFLPQTTFAPQHRISKQAFPSFQGPLPSLEVLHLRPNIVARTSVCHNSAFSAQPSIRKHQLFLHSQRQSKARHKGEHTGGHKY